A genomic window from Ananas comosus cultivar F153 linkage group 22, ASM154086v1, whole genome shotgun sequence includes:
- the LOC109727120 gene encoding uncharacterized protein LOC109727120 → MVPGFKRSISLPMSPRRKAPEKPYRHARSASLPCPSHPLVSHLEDAMRTVRRWTSEPDRTPARISTGLGRIAILLAALDELLRLPQAEDALRRAGAGAADPLLDDLLRLADAYGSLRSAALDLKESQSEAQSALRRRDAARLASSLGSQRRAEKELARIASAVRSAFRSASGTEIAEIVSEAIAAISAASVAVLLGIAAISAAASASAAATARSSSVLGPLRKVGFRSSSNNKKATEEEEEEEIAALERLEELEKCVGELESGSERVFRSLVNTRVSLLNILTPTF, encoded by the coding sequence ATGGTACCTGGTTTCAAGCGTTCGATCTCGCTCCCAATGAGTCCGCGGCGCAAGGCTCCGGAGAAACCCTACCGCCACGCGCGCTCCGCAAGCCTCCCGTGCCCGTCCCACCCCCTCGTCTCCCACCTCGAGGACGCGATGCGAACCGTCCGGCGCTGGACCTCCGAACCGGACCGGACCCCGGCTCGGATCTCGACCGGCCTCGGCCGGATTGCCATCCTCCTCGCCGCGCTCGAcgagctcctccgcctcccccaGGCCGAGGACGCCCTGCgccgcgccggcgccggcgccgccgatCCTCTCCTCGACgacctcctccgcctcgccgaCGCCTACGGATCGCTCCGATCCGCGGCGCTCGACCTCAAGGAGAGCCAGTCCGAGGCGCAGAGCGCTCTGCGGCGCCGCGACGCGGCGCGGCTCGCGTCCTCGCTCGGATCGCAGCGGCGCGCGGAGAAGGAGCTCGCGCGGATCGCCTCCGCCGTCCGATCCGCCTTCAGATCCGCATCAGGCACCGAGATCGCGGAGATCGTGAGCGAGGCGATCGCGGCGATCTCCGCGGCCTCCGTCGCCGTGCTCCTCGGGATCGCGGCGATCTCCgctgccgcctccgcctccgccgcagcTACTGCAAGAAGCTCCTCCGTGCTGGGGCCGTTGAGGAAGGTCGGGTTCAGATCCTCTTCGAATAATAAGAAGGctacggaggaggaggaggaggaggagatcgcgGCGTTGGAGAGATTGGAGGAGTTGGAGAAATGCGTTGGGGAATTAGAGAGCGGGAGCGAGCGCGTGTTTAGGAGCCTCGTGAACACTCGAGTTTCCCTCCTAAACATTCTCACTCCCACCTTCTAG